The following are encoded in a window of Haloarcula hispanica ATCC 33960 genomic DNA:
- a CDS encoding helix-turn-helix domain-containing protein, which yields MVEFRIEGDDCPLADASSATGTPIEAAPPLLRDDRNVLLRFSAQASEELGDYLDGDDRIRYLYQSVTEGRYNYRCLSLQQCVVHKLISAGFMVESLTYRDGNAILTGAVVGHEILQTVMETAGETVGVKLQRVYALRAREDASIAQQWDLTPAQAESLRYAVEMGYFVVPRQTTASEVAAELGISKSAFLERLHRAQHSLLTQLFGGVGEGRPDDDRE from the coding sequence ATGGTCGAATTTCGCATCGAGGGCGATGACTGTCCACTGGCAGATGCGAGTAGTGCCACTGGCACGCCCATCGAGGCGGCCCCGCCACTCCTCCGGGATGACCGTAACGTACTGTTGCGGTTCAGCGCGCAGGCGAGTGAGGAACTCGGGGACTACCTCGACGGCGACGACCGGATCCGCTATCTCTACCAGTCAGTTACCGAGGGTCGGTACAACTACCGGTGTCTGTCGCTCCAGCAGTGTGTCGTCCACAAACTCATCAGCGCGGGCTTCATGGTGGAATCGCTGACCTATCGGGACGGAAACGCGATTCTAACTGGCGCTGTGGTGGGCCACGAGATCCTCCAGACGGTCATGGAGACGGCCGGTGAAACCGTCGGCGTGAAGCTACAGCGGGTGTACGCCCTGCGTGCGAGAGAAGACGCGTCTATCGCCCAGCAGTGGGACCTGACCCCGGCACAGGCGGAAAGTCTCCGGTACGCGGTCGAGATGGGCTACTTCGTCGTCCCACGACAGACCACCGCTAGTGAAGTCGCCGCCGAACTCGGTATCAGTAAGTCCGCGTTCCTCGAACGACTCCACCGCGCACAGCACTCGCTGCTCACACAGCTGTTCGGCGGCGTCGGCGAAGGCCGACCGGACGACGACCGGGAGTAA
- a CDS encoding amidohydrolase family protein — translation MTTDLPGVADRQLFDTHAHQPTSEFLHDAGGEMMQDAADRFGTDLETWDYEEMLAEYHEAGVGGAVLLGWDAETNTGNPPVPNDYVAEVRDEYSDFFVGFGSVDPLKDDCVQEAIRCVEDLDLSGFKFQQIAQGFDPSDERHDHLWSTIEDLGVPVVFHGGNSTLGACSAGGRGLKVKYGNPMLIDDVAAAYPDLDILIAHPAFPWEKEQLAICQQKGNVYMDLSGWIPKYIDDQVLHYAGTVLKDKVMFGTDYPMIDPETWLESFARDTDFDTDVQRKILFENAQEFFHR, via the coding sequence GTGACAACCGACCTCCCCGGCGTAGCCGACAGGCAACTGTTCGATACGCACGCGCATCAGCCGACCAGTGAGTTCCTCCACGACGCTGGCGGCGAAATGATGCAAGACGCCGCCGACCGCTTTGGCACTGACCTGGAGACGTGGGACTACGAGGAGATGCTCGCGGAGTACCACGAAGCGGGCGTCGGTGGCGCTGTCCTGCTTGGCTGGGACGCGGAAACGAACACCGGGAACCCACCCGTCCCGAACGACTACGTCGCCGAGGTCCGGGACGAGTATTCCGACTTCTTCGTCGGGTTCGGGAGCGTCGACCCTCTGAAAGACGATTGTGTGCAGGAGGCAATCCGGTGCGTCGAGGATCTGGACCTCTCCGGGTTCAAGTTCCAGCAGATCGCACAGGGCTTTGACCCCTCGGACGAACGCCACGACCACCTGTGGAGTACCATCGAAGACCTCGGCGTCCCCGTCGTCTTTCACGGCGGCAACTCGACGCTCGGGGCCTGTAGCGCCGGCGGCCGTGGCCTGAAGGTCAAGTACGGCAACCCGATGCTTATCGACGACGTGGCCGCCGCCTATCCGGACCTCGACATTCTCATCGCCCATCCCGCGTTCCCGTGGGAGAAAGAGCAGTTGGCGATCTGCCAGCAGAAGGGCAACGTGTACATGGATCTCTCCGGCTGGATACCGAAGTACATCGACGACCAGGTCCTTCACTACGCCGGGACCGTTCTCAAAGACAAGGTGATGTTCGGCACCGATTACCCGATGATCGACCCCGAAACGTGGCTCGAATCGTTCGCCCGCGACACCGATTTTGACACGGACGTCCAGCGGAAGATTCTGTTCGAAAACGCACAGGAGTTTTTCCACCGCTAA
- a CDS encoding enoyl-CoA hydratase/isomerase family protein: MRVEDGAVRRIVFDRPDVKNAMTGAVATELAAALADLDPATHDAVLLTGDGDAFSAGGDIEAMSEREESATEAYERVRTTLGRVASNILEAPVPVVAKVNGDAVGAGLSLVAVADFAYAAQSARFGASFISVGLVPDMGATAILPRLIGLRKTKELAFTGKLIDAETAAEIDLINEAVEQRDLDARTADLLETLQAQPTANLGLAKEAIHDNIGQPLQTGLRREARIQSLAYDTPAHSRGVEAFLDGRTPDFD; the protein is encoded by the coding sequence ATGCGCGTTGAAGACGGCGCTGTTCGACGAATCGTATTCGACCGTCCCGATGTCAAAAACGCGATGACCGGGGCGGTCGCGACTGAGCTCGCTGCTGCGCTCGCTGACCTCGACCCAGCGACACACGATGCCGTGCTCCTCACCGGCGACGGCGACGCCTTCAGTGCCGGCGGGGATATCGAGGCGATGAGCGAGCGTGAGGAGTCCGCGACGGAAGCCTACGAGCGGGTCCGGACGACGCTGGGTCGGGTGGCCAGCAACATCCTCGAAGCGCCGGTGCCTGTCGTCGCGAAGGTCAACGGGGATGCGGTCGGTGCCGGGCTGTCGCTCGTGGCTGTCGCTGATTTCGCGTATGCCGCCCAGTCCGCCCGGTTCGGTGCGTCGTTCATCAGCGTCGGCCTCGTGCCGGATATGGGCGCAACCGCGATACTCCCCCGGCTCATCGGGCTCAGGAAGACCAAGGAACTCGCGTTCACCGGGAAACTGATCGACGCCGAGACCGCCGCCGAGATAGACCTGATCAACGAGGCTGTCGAGCAGCGTGACCTCGACGCGCGGACGGCCGACCTGCTCGAAACGCTTCAGGCACAGCCGACGGCGAACCTCGGGCTGGCGAAGGAAGCGATCCACGACAACATCGGCCAGCCGTTACAGACCGGGCTGCGCCGAGAGGCACGCATCCAGTCACTGGCGTACGATACGCCGGCTCATTCGCGTGGTGTCGAAGCGTTTCTGGACGGTCGAACCCCGGACTTCGATTAG